From Aedes albopictus strain Foshan chromosome 1, AalbF5, whole genome shotgun sequence, one genomic window encodes:
- the LOC115256616 gene encoding cuticle protein 18.7-like, giving the protein MKTFVLKSVLLLAAVCSGSYIPADTPEVAAAKAAHFAAHAHVAAKAAPAGHHWDPHGAPVQKWHGPIHIPQIHNGVPVETPEVQHAKAFHAAAYAKVNAYPHHAPAPHYAPAPVAHGPAHHGGGGAWHGPQHVPVIHNGVPVETPEVQHAKAAHAHAHASAGAGAHSYGGGHGHEDDGSYKPHLYEAPHY; this is encoded by the exons ATGAAAACCTTT GTGTTGAAATCAGTTCTGCTGCTGGCTGCGGTCTGTTCCGGATCGTACATTCCTGCCGATACCCCTGAAGTGGCCGCTGCCAAGGCTGCTCACTTCGCTGCCCACGCCCATGTGGCCGCCAAGGCTGCTCCAGCTGGTCACCATTGGGATCCTCATGGCGCCCCAGTTCAGAAGTGGCACGGACCCATCCATATCCCGCAGATCCACAATGGTGTTCCGGTAGAAACCCCCGAAGTCCAGCACGCCAAGGCCTTCCACGCTGCCGCTTACGCTAAGGTCAACGCATACCCACACCATGCCCCGGCACCACACTACGCCCCAGCCCCGGTCGCCCATGGCCCAGCTCACCATGGAGGTGGCGGTGCCTGGCACGGACCCCAGCACGTCCCAGTCATCCACAACGGCGTCCCAGTCGAAACCCCAGAGGTGCAGCACGCTAAGGCCGCTCATGCTCATGCCCATGCCAGCGCTGGTGCTGGTGCTCACTCCTACGGCGGAGGTCACGGACACGAAGATGATGGCTCCTACAAGCCCCATCTGTACGAGGCGCCGCACTACTAA
- the LOC115262993 gene encoding cuticle protein 5-like produces the protein MKAFVLGSVLLVASVCSGSYIPHDTPEVAAAKAAHFAAHAAAGVGGSGHHWDHHEAPVQKWHGPIHIPKIIKGVPVETPEVQHAKAYHAAAYAKVAGYGHHEAHYDEHHDEHHGPVHHEGGAWHGPIHIPKIHNGVPVETPEVQHAKAFHLNALANAGAHSYGQGSWGEQGHGQEDDGSYKPHLYEAEQY, from the exons ATGAAGGCCTTC GTGTTGGGATCCGTTCTGCTGGTGGCTTCGGTATGCTCCGGCTCATACATTCCTCACGATACTCCTGAAGTGGCCGCTGCCAAGGCTGCTCACTTCGCTGCCCATGCTGCCGCCGGTGTTGGTGGATCCGGTCATCACTGGGATCACCATGAAGCCCCTGTTCAGAAGTGGCACGGACCGATCCACATCCCAAAGATCATCAAGGGCGTCCCAGTCGAAACCCCAGAAGTTCAGCACGCCAAGGCCTACCACGCTGCCGCTTACGCTAAGGTCGCCGGATACGGTCACCATGAGGCTCACTACGATGAACATCATGATGAACACCACGGCCCAGTTCACCATGAAGGCGGTGCCTGGCACGGACCCATCCACATCCCAAAGATCCACAACGGAGTGCCAGTCGAAACCCCTGAAGTCCAGCATGCCAAGGCTTTCCACCTGAACGCTCTGGCCAACGCCGGTGCTCATTCCTACGGACAAGGCTCGTGGGGCGAACAAGGTCATGGACAAGAAGATGATGGCTCCTACAAGCCCCATTTGTACGAAGCTGAACAGTACTAA